Proteins encoded together in one Prevotella scopos JCM 17725 window:
- a CDS encoding DUF6377 domain-containing protein, whose protein sequence is MNTLMKLYLSLFLLVIPLFSIANNEKWEERLNQLDQSLEKKKLFEHEKLEKIKRLKGRLKTIPAKDRFEINRQLFKAYSSYQYDSAYVYANHLLSEARKLKNPDYEVEAHCDLVFCLLSAGLYTEAFNELHSIHTEGTTPNARKLYYTMASRLYYDVSDYTRTEPYQSQYVRQAGIYTDSLLHYLPEGSTEWLYAIGMKQMKERKYEASLDTFKQFLQRKGVDLHHKAIVTSCIGWIYLFLKENDQAMDYLAQAAIYDNEGVVRETTALCTLANLLYKEGDIQHATEYVRESLANANFYGARQRVIEVSSVLPIIEQDRYKIMQGQRNAIAMAAIIFILFVIGLLMAGWFIRRQMIKLKKAQALIAQRNQQLEVKNEQLEEVNKIKDEYIGRSFYINSEYINKVEKLYRSIDRKISMHRFEDLRSSLKESELGEERKSMFVDFDETFLKLFPHFIERYNELFDEPDQKPLDRKQLTTEMRIFALIRLGITDSERIANFLNYSVHTINTYKTRVKNRSHIDNDKFESRIMEF, encoded by the coding sequence ATGAATACGCTTATGAAGTTATATCTGTCATTATTTTTACTTGTTATTCCCTTATTCAGTATTGCAAATAATGAGAAATGGGAAGAACGACTAAACCAACTCGATCAAAGTTTGGAAAAAAAGAAGCTGTTTGAGCATGAAAAACTTGAAAAAATCAAACGATTAAAAGGCCGTTTGAAAACGATTCCAGCGAAAGACAGATTTGAAATAAACAGACAGTTATTTAAAGCATATTCATCTTATCAATACGATTCTGCCTACGTCTATGCTAATCATCTGCTTTCTGAAGCCCGTAAACTGAAGAATCCTGACTATGAGGTTGAGGCACATTGCGACTTAGTCTTCTGCTTGTTGTCTGCAGGACTCTATACTGAGGCTTTCAATGAACTACACTCTATTCACACGGAAGGAACGACTCCCAATGCTCGAAAGCTATATTACACAATGGCATCACGCCTTTATTATGACGTATCTGACTATACACGCACTGAACCCTACCAGAGTCAGTATGTGAGACAAGCAGGCATCTATACTGATTCTTTGCTCCATTATCTTCCAGAAGGCTCTACGGAATGGCTCTATGCGATAGGAATGAAACAAATGAAGGAACGAAAATACGAGGCTTCTCTCGATACTTTCAAGCAGTTCTTACAAAGGAAAGGGGTGGATTTGCACCACAAGGCGATTGTTACATCTTGTATCGGATGGATTTATCTCTTTCTAAAAGAGAATGATCAGGCAATGGATTATCTTGCACAAGCAGCCATATATGACAACGAAGGAGTGGTCAGAGAGACTACTGCTCTTTGTACATTGGCTAATCTTCTCTATAAAGAAGGAGACATACAGCACGCTACGGAGTATGTAAGAGAGTCACTTGCAAATGCTAACTTCTATGGAGCAAGACAGCGTGTGATTGAGGTTAGCAGCGTATTACCTATCATTGAACAGGATAGATACAAGATAATGCAGGGACAACGCAATGCTATTGCTATGGCTGCAATAATCTTCATCCTCTTTGTCATTGGACTGTTGATGGCAGGATGGTTTATCCGTAGGCAAATGATAAAGCTGAAGAAGGCACAAGCACTTATCGCACAGCGAAATCAACAGTTGGAAGTTAAGAACGAACAGTTGGAGGAGGTGAATAAAATCAAAGATGAATACATTGGTAGGTCATTCTATATCAACTCGGAATACATCAATAAGGTAGAGAAACTTTATCGTTCTATTGACCGTAAGATTTCCATGCACAGATTTGAAGACTTGCGTTCTTCATTAAAAGAGAGTGAATTAGGAGAAGAAAGAAAGTCGATGTTTGTAGATTTTGATGAGACCTTTTTGAAGCTTTTCCCACATTTCATCGAGCGATACAACGAACTCTTTGACGAACCAGACCAGAAGCCTCTCGATAGGAAACAACTTACGACAGAGATGCGTATCTTTGCGCTTATCCGATTGGGAATCACTGATTCTGAACGTATCGCAAACTTCCTGAACTATTCTGTACACACCATAAATACCTATAAGACACGTGTAAAGAACCGCTCACACATTGATAATGATAAGTTTGAAAGCCGTATTATGGAGTTCTAA
- a CDS encoding helix-turn-helix domain-containing protein, with the protein MKRRILTIICLLIAIIAYAQNSSSSINKKKTNLSGKHNTEYHSNTNEPNYNSENHLTDFKTYSNEVLLREASVYMDKKNILDSALMCYSIIYKRYAENKGIINDSMLTKTLGGLWYIYFFHYYDYIKSNEILKESLNVCKERKLNSAWVYLNFGFMYQMIAEQSMEKNLYRKALRHYKSAFYEARKYNDWGVMLNAFGNIIIVVSEMRELNSIHSEVAVFKQIPKSFCVLEYEYDSLLYLGTLALEKKNAELALTYFKAQLQLFKEPSLEYSRYIYLAHINLAKSYCLQRKYEEALQELKTGENISADFETKDTKLEAYKLLHETYSKIGNAQKAAEYQNKYVLLKDSLLNYRLIAGINEMEFENKMKDVESHLKQLEHQKEIQRIVIFLFLIIGFIIAFFLYLVASKNKKLNQSNQALFQKNIELFQSEEKERLRRQALEEQFTEDKQERKYKSSNLSDQRKEELLQKILTLMDNDESIFLCDFSANQLAAKVGVNYKYISQVINERIQCSFSNLLNKYRIKEACKRIEDKEQYGGFTLEAIGNSVGFKSRSSFIAAFKQVTGLTPFDFQRNIDAKIKEKYSDFV; encoded by the coding sequence ATGAAAAGAAGAATACTAACAATAATCTGCCTATTGATAGCAATAATTGCGTATGCTCAGAATTCTTCATCAAGTATTAACAAGAAGAAAACAAATTTGAGTGGAAAGCATAATACAGAATACCATAGTAATACAAACGAACCAAACTATAATTCAGAAAACCATTTAACAGATTTCAAAACATATTCTAACGAAGTTCTGCTTAGAGAAGCATCTGTTTATATGGACAAAAAAAATATTTTGGATAGTGCACTGATGTGTTACAGCATTATCTATAAGAGATATGCAGAAAACAAAGGAATTATCAACGATTCGATGCTTACAAAGACGCTCGGAGGACTGTGGTATATCTACTTTTTTCACTACTACGACTATATCAAATCGAACGAGATCCTAAAAGAAAGTCTTAACGTTTGCAAGGAAAGAAAACTAAATTCTGCATGGGTCTATCTCAATTTTGGTTTTATGTATCAGATGATTGCCGAACAAAGTATGGAAAAGAATTTGTATCGAAAAGCACTTAGGCATTACAAATCAGCCTTTTATGAAGCACGAAAATATAACGATTGGGGAGTAATGCTCAATGCTTTCGGCAACATTATCATAGTAGTATCCGAAATGCGGGAATTAAATTCTATACATTCTGAAGTTGCTGTCTTTAAACAAATTCCTAAGAGCTTTTGTGTTTTGGAATACGAATACGACTCTTTACTCTATTTAGGCACTTTAGCCTTAGAAAAGAAAAATGCAGAATTGGCATTGACTTATTTCAAAGCACAATTGCAATTGTTTAAAGAGCCTTCTCTCGAATATTCCCGTTATATTTATTTAGCACATATCAATTTAGCTAAAAGTTATTGTCTTCAAAGAAAATATGAGGAAGCACTGCAAGAATTAAAAACAGGAGAAAATATCAGTGCGGATTTTGAAACAAAGGATACGAAACTGGAGGCTTACAAACTCTTGCATGAAACCTATAGCAAGATAGGGAACGCGCAGAAAGCGGCAGAATATCAGAACAAATATGTCTTGTTAAAAGATTCTCTGCTCAATTATCGTCTTATTGCAGGTATCAACGAAATGGAATTTGAGAATAAGATGAAGGATGTGGAATCGCATCTTAAACAATTAGAGCACCAAAAGGAAATTCAGAGAATTGTTATTTTCCTATTTTTGATAATTGGTTTTATCATTGCATTTTTTTTATATTTAGTAGCTTCCAAGAATAAAAAACTTAATCAATCTAACCAAGCACTGTTTCAAAAAAATATCGAACTCTTTCAATCTGAAGAAAAAGAACGCCTGCGCCGACAAGCTTTAGAGGAACAGTTTACTGAAGATAAACAGGAAAGAAAATATAAGTCAAGCAATCTTAGCGACCAACGCAAGGAAGAATTACTTCAGAAAATACTCACACTGATGGATAATGATGAGAGCATTTTCCTTTGCGATTTCTCAGCAAACCAGTTGGCTGCTAAAGTTGGAGTAAACTACAAATACATTTCTCAAGTTATTAACGAAAGAATACAATGCAGTTTCTCTAACCTTCTTAACAAATATAGAATTAAAGAAGCGTGTAAACGCATAGAAGATAAGGAGCAGTATGGTGGTTTTACTTTGGAAGCTATTGGAAACAGCGTAGGCTTTAAATCCCGCTCATCATTCATAGCTGCATTTAAGCAAGTAACTGGTTTAACACCTTTCGACTTTCAAAGAAACATCGACGCTAAGATTAAGGAAAAATATTCTGATTTTGTCTGA
- a CDS encoding T9SS type A sorting domain-containing protein — translation MKHYFYISLISAAFAVQVSAQSQTGNNPQVIFTGTSVNVKGISNNGRYICGARMYEEAYRFDLEEKALITIPATDSYSDMAALDVTDDGTLVGKNDKKQPAIYRDSVIGWEALPYPEGEWQDGCCAQCTGDGKYITGYIIGKGNASSPYKTIPALWEKQEDDNYKYIGLPNPETDFLGGKTQFISPRAISPDGKTIIGVMMEQRGSYSQVIIYHKKDNGEWEYETPFVALSYNMDVYKTWMNKEPQTKDYITAHSGESDYAEQVKAYQKAFAKWQYEFFKAWKKGPEFTSVPVIMSENGKFVAPTVVINQYSYTEGATSLERVGQLVYPCRYNTETKEAEIIKSVPDFIPIAVSNYGDMLSSNGEKIELLLHDSNEKIELSDWFKNQYGFNLYKELPSNTKYLNCQTIGSDLSLIVASYRSVLDNGDLDKKEVICIKTPIVNNIIETLNTPSSASIYFKDNMLTVSQKAEKISIYDLAGEKVFESTSKQESYNVSNLSKGIYIVVAQIGRQNVKAKVYKKAL, via the coding sequence ATGAAACATTATTTTTACATTTCGTTAATTAGTGCAGCATTTGCTGTTCAAGTATCTGCTCAATCCCAAACTGGAAATAATCCTCAAGTTATTTTTACAGGTACTTCTGTAAACGTAAAGGGTATTTCCAACAATGGCAGGTATATTTGCGGAGCACGCATGTATGAAGAAGCTTATCGATTCGATTTAGAAGAGAAAGCACTTATCACAATACCTGCTACTGATTCTTATTCGGATATGGCAGCTTTAGATGTAACAGACGACGGAACTTTAGTTGGCAAAAACGATAAGAAACAACCTGCAATTTATCGTGATAGTGTAATTGGTTGGGAAGCACTTCCTTATCCTGAAGGCGAATGGCAAGATGGTTGTTGTGCACAATGTACAGGCGATGGTAAATATATTACAGGTTACATCATTGGTAAAGGAAATGCAAGTAGCCCTTATAAAACTATTCCAGCATTATGGGAAAAGCAGGAAGACGACAACTATAAATATATAGGATTGCCTAATCCTGAAACTGATTTTTTAGGTGGCAAGACACAGTTTATTTCTCCTCGAGCAATCTCGCCTGATGGAAAAACTATTATTGGTGTTATGATGGAACAACGTGGTTCCTATTCTCAAGTCATCATATACCATAAGAAAGATAATGGTGAATGGGAATATGAAACTCCTTTTGTTGCCTTATCTTATAACATGGACGTCTATAAAACTTGGATGAACAAAGAACCACAAACGAAAGATTATATTACTGCTCATTCTGGAGAAAGCGATTATGCCGAACAAGTTAAAGCTTATCAAAAAGCATTTGCTAAGTGGCAATATGAATTTTTCAAAGCTTGGAAGAAAGGTCCTGAATTTACTTCTGTTCCTGTTATCATGAGCGAAAACGGGAAATTCGTTGCTCCAACTGTTGTAATAAATCAATATTCATATACTGAGGGGGCTACAAGTTTAGAACGTGTTGGACAATTGGTTTATCCTTGTCGTTACAATACTGAAACGAAAGAGGCAGAAATTATTAAGTCTGTACCTGATTTTATTCCTATTGCAGTTTCTAATTATGGTGATATGTTGTCATCTAATGGCGAGAAGATAGAACTTTTACTCCATGATAGCAATGAAAAGATAGAACTTTCAGATTGGTTTAAAAATCAATACGGATTTAATCTGTATAAGGAGTTGCCTTCTAATACGAAATATTTAAATTGTCAGACAATAGGTTCAGACCTTAGTTTGATTGTTGCTTCTTATCGCTCTGTACTCGACAATGGCGATTTAGATAAGAAAGAAGTTATCTGTATTAAAACTCCTATAGTCAATAACATCATTGAAACACTCAACACACCTTCTTCTGCATCTATATACTTCAAAGACAATATGCTTACTGTCTCTCAAAAAGCAGAAAAGATTAGCATTTACGACTTAGCAGGAGAAAAAGTGTTTGAATCTACCTCAAAGCAAGAAAGCTATAACGTAAGTAATCTTTCTAAAGGTATTTACATTGTAGTTGCCCAAATTGGTAGACAAAATGTTAAAGCCAAAGTATATAAGAAGGCTCTATAA
- a CDS encoding T9SS type A sorting domain-containing protein, producing MRKLFFILFFFSTLLTTAQIQPTLKKENMETYRIKFQQAPDGTLAKTEEKKILEQYFYDKKGRLIQSSKYNFTRDGKLQTPVNTIYTYDSQSRLLSDSTDRVKSCYYYNDGGLLKYSTQYNYKTNIARRIDSIACEYDQQNRLSIITHFTNKGEKNTEEQHTYDEKGRPATITYSSYSNGGNTAKKQRQTIFSYNDDNLLCETKVIRFTATSGDVQERKVFAYDDQKRLLCDTIYKKITEPSGSTAFRLYQKRNYAYTASDTIPYEVEEYKFNTTSQQFLQTYKFAYLNHLYNQDKTPQASITAKAGTLGDIEIQVTPPTDNTGLKGYKVLVDYNLQDELFTDMHFTLHNQSRGVHFYRIVPIYEQDMMGNCSNMLTHTIKMNLPAPTNPELSFKEYYTKWNVKFKFSAPQYQGLTLKGYKWVVSNNGHQVTGKTDSPNQNFGTFTYYDKEKVKVELYAVYEEGDSDPLTFEIDLSDVADQVTEHWKNQYSILKDETDNVKQTNKFYYTSDSMGETLAFSVGYDAFGQPKERTTVTLRKYSSKTESEEIDIYDPAKKNWEKNQKILYIYNSAGSLSGKQIFVFNKDKQDYVMDKAEYYFFDTNISYQHPIQTIAYKFNEQGDSVLTSFTKSDLEFEGKYLIHQLDTIYSSLDTKNPPIASIEKVFDDKGKIKSSVETKLDNEKLIPHQRIQYEYTTETELLTRIVRSSFQNNNWKMGSTEDFVASKEYHFTHIAKTLTLTKDSLRWKVPDRMKDLSGYKVLVNGIETAITDTCCWSAISLPNGVYTFQVVPIYNEKEASISESFKIRYKNKTFIADVTALRKAKANADYTYTLTGEVLVTGQVDANPNYTFFEDDKSGIAVDSRELASYGIEVGDKIGKLKGKLVEEANGLLHFKPTYLSILSSNHPVSAKPSDLKTLLDNTETLEARLISLEGILFKQGNDGKMLISDAGKQLTIFVPNNANEQPTAGGKGNVEGFLSRSVEGFIFLPTRIFNITGIQSITENETPVVIDEQLMLKQAQEIRIYNLQGKLITITQNNFVDLSTMPKGTLLLQIYYKNGSIKTFKFLH from the coding sequence ATGAGAAAGTTATTTTTTATACTCTTTTTCTTCTCTACACTTCTGACGACGGCACAAATACAGCCTACTCTGAAGAAAGAAAATATGGAAACATATCGCATAAAGTTCCAACAAGCTCCTGATGGTACGTTAGCAAAAACTGAGGAGAAAAAGATCCTGGAGCAATATTTTTACGACAAAAAAGGTAGGTTAATACAAAGTAGCAAATATAATTTTACACGAGATGGGAAATTACAAACTCCTGTAAATACTATCTATACCTACGATTCACAATCACGTTTACTTTCCGACAGTACTGATAGAGTTAAATCTTGCTACTATTACAATGATGGTGGACTATTAAAATATTCTACCCAATATAATTATAAAACCAATATTGCCCGTCGTATTGACTCTATTGCTTGTGAATATGACCAACAAAATAGGTTGTCTATCATTACACACTTTACAAATAAAGGAGAGAAAAATACTGAAGAACAACATACTTATGATGAAAAAGGCAGGCCAGCAACTATTACTTACTCATCGTATAGCAATGGAGGAAATACGGCTAAAAAGCAACGTCAAACTATCTTTAGCTATAATGACGATAATCTGTTATGCGAAACAAAGGTTATTAGATTTACTGCGACAAGCGGAGATGTACAAGAACGTAAGGTTTTTGCTTACGATGATCAAAAACGTCTTTTGTGTGATACCATTTATAAGAAGATAACAGAACCAAGTGGTTCTACAGCTTTCCGCTTATATCAAAAACGCAATTACGCTTATACAGCCTCTGACACAATTCCTTATGAAGTAGAAGAATACAAATTTAATACAACCTCACAGCAATTTCTGCAAACTTACAAGTTTGCTTATTTGAATCATCTTTATAATCAAGACAAAACGCCACAAGCAAGTATAACAGCTAAAGCAGGAACACTTGGAGATATAGAAATTCAAGTAACTCCTCCAACAGATAATACTGGCTTGAAAGGCTATAAAGTTCTTGTAGATTACAATTTACAAGATGAGTTGTTTACCGATATGCATTTCACTTTGCATAATCAATCACGCGGCGTACACTTCTATCGTATCGTCCCTATTTACGAACAAGATATGATGGGTAATTGTAGTAATATGCTCACCCATACTATCAAAATGAATTTGCCTGCTCCAACAAATCCTGAATTATCTTTTAAAGAATACTATACTAAATGGAATGTAAAGTTTAAGTTCTCTGCGCCACAATATCAAGGACTTACATTGAAAGGTTACAAATGGGTTGTTTCTAATAACGGACATCAAGTAACAGGTAAAACTGATTCTCCTAATCAAAACTTTGGAACTTTCACTTATTACGATAAAGAGAAAGTTAAAGTCGAACTTTATGCTGTTTATGAAGAAGGTGATTCTGACCCTTTGACATTCGAAATTGACTTGTCCGATGTTGCTGACCAAGTTACAGAGCATTGGAAGAATCAATATTCTATACTTAAAGACGAGACTGATAATGTAAAACAAACCAATAAATTCTATTATACAAGTGACTCAATGGGGGAAACGCTTGCATTTAGTGTTGGATACGATGCATTCGGACAACCAAAAGAACGTACAACGGTAACTTTACGTAAGTATTCATCTAAGACAGAATCGGAAGAAATCGATATCTACGACCCAGCAAAAAAGAATTGGGAAAAGAACCAGAAAATACTATATATTTACAATTCTGCAGGATCTTTATCTGGAAAGCAAATTTTTGTATTCAACAAAGATAAACAAGATTATGTAATGGACAAGGCGGAATATTACTTCTTTGATACTAATATTTCTTACCAACACCCGATACAAACTATTGCTTACAAATTCAATGAACAAGGAGATTCTGTTCTAACCTCTTTTACAAAGAGCGATTTGGAGTTTGAGGGAAAATATCTTATTCACCAATTAGACACAATTTACTCATCATTAGATACAAAGAACCCGCCAATAGCATCTATAGAAAAGGTATTCGACGATAAGGGTAAGATTAAATCATCGGTAGAAACAAAACTCGACAACGAAAAGCTTATTCCTCATCAGAGAATACAATATGAATATACTACAGAAACTGAACTTCTGACTCGCATTGTTCGATCTTCTTTCCAAAACAATAACTGGAAAATGGGTTCTACTGAAGATTTCGTTGCATCTAAAGAGTATCATTTCACGCACATAGCAAAAACGCTTACACTTACAAAAGACTCTTTGCGTTGGAAAGTACCAGACCGTATGAAGGATTTAAGTGGTTATAAGGTCTTGGTAAATGGTATTGAGACTGCAATTACAGATACTTGCTGTTGGTCGGCTATATCTCTTCCTAATGGTGTTTATACCTTCCAGGTTGTACCTATATACAACGAAAAAGAGGCAAGCATTTCTGAATCGTTCAAAATTAGATATAAAAACAAGACTTTTATTGCCGATGTAACAGCTTTGCGCAAAGCAAAAGCAAATGCTGATTATACTTACACGCTTACTGGCGAAGTATTAGTTACTGGACAGGTTGACGCTAATCCAAACTATACTTTCTTTGAAGACGATAAAAGTGGTATCGCAGTGGATTCAAGAGAACTTGCAAGCTATGGTATAGAAGTTGGCGATAAGATAGGTAAATTAAAAGGAAAACTTGTTGAGGAAGCAAATGGCTTATTACATTTTAAGCCTACTTATCTTTCTATTCTTTCTTCTAATCATCCTGTTTCAGCCAAGCCATCAGACCTTAAAACTCTCTTGGATAATACAGAAACTCTCGAAGCACGACTCATTAGCTTGGAAGGAATTTTATTTAAACAAGGTAATGATGGTAAGATGTTGATAAGCGATGCTGGTAAGCAACTTACTATATTTGTACCAAATAATGCAAACGAACAACCTACTGCTGGTGGTAAAGGAAATGTTGAAGGATTCCTCAGTCGTTCTGTCGAAGGTTTTATCTTCTTGCCAACACGTATTTTCAATATTACAGGTATTCAGTCTATCACCGAAAACGAAACACCTGTTGTTATAGATGAACAATTAATGCTTAAACAGGCACAAGAAATTCGAATCTATAATTTGCAAGGAAAACTTATAACTATTACTCAAAATAATTTTGTAGATTTATCAACAATGCCAAAAGGCACACTCTTATTACAAATCTACTATAAAAATGGCTCAATAAAGACATTTAAATTCTTACACTAA
- a CDS encoding right-handed parallel beta-helix repeat-containing protein: MMKKKIFIALTLLLSCTMVSKASYADDWNIPSADAKGRVGALMPYTRYDSETASLGGGATLKTSPTWDRKNIASQASRQSYVELPSNGSYAEWTMKGDANGVTMRFTMPDSGDGMGLNGSLDVYVNDKKVQTVNLTSYYMYQYFSGGNPADVNDGGPACFAFDETHFLLNKSLRAGDRIRIQSSGANGHKYGVDFIETEVVPEEIECPAGAVSVTDAKYSKYIKGNDYLKAFEEALKDADAGSKILYIPAGTFELSGIWYIFGSDVKITGAGMWYTNLKFTNPNRFGGGISGGNGSHGPDGYCNNVEICNLYLNSNLRSRHNQQAVYKCFMDIFKGGSVIHHVWEDHFECGFWLGDYNGKVDYSNGVKIISCRIRNNFADGVNFCQGTSNATVYNCSVRNNGDDGLAMWNDETMGAVDEKNNTFAYNTIELIWRAGGIALYGGDGHKIYNNYIADMFMAAGIHLNDVFPGPKYKNTQKISFDNNILVRCGTNNDSWHEDLAAIDIKGGVRNVVFNNTKIYDSPFDAIRVMSGPTGIEFKNTEILGASLAGQTTKYSTWEHSTGAIRLDVDGVKFSNGIKIANVSEDKIKNNQTWPVWTDNNKARAAAIGYEYLSDATYKVPDFPEADTSQQGGIVNPLEGIKGYDIALQGLRWENAEGNTSLKEGDDVTFKFALKNVSNVDIPAGANIGIKITIDGEQSFVTASYKNGLKAKQTVILTTQSAWKATAGGHIVKAGADYRNKLTDELTRDNNSREKKFNVTEKDDNEDYTPVTGGYDLVVTKVAFDKKTINAGDEVRFTATIVNAGDKDVPAGTKLGVQFQIDGNTSVITWNDKHYSGLKSHQKITLSATGGTNGKNTWTATNGVHTLTAWVNDTHDYRDEVNGSDDANKKTIELKIPLGAIRFFSDAEVNSPDDLNNLDQSNRINGLTNRIESDEAYYDLQGNKVSISKESLKPGLYIHKGKKIIVR; this comes from the coding sequence ATGATGAAGAAAAAAATATTTATTGCTCTGACACTTCTATTGTCTTGTACGATGGTGTCAAAGGCATCTTACGCTGATGACTGGAATATCCCGTCAGCTGATGCCAAGGGACGAGTGGGTGCTTTGATGCCTTACACACGTTATGACTCTGAAACAGCAAGTCTTGGAGGAGGTGCCACCTTGAAGACCTCTCCTACTTGGGACCGTAAGAATATAGCTTCACAGGCTTCTCGTCAGTCATATGTTGAGCTTCCTTCTAATGGCTCCTACGCCGAATGGACCATGAAGGGAGATGCTAATGGTGTGACAATGCGCTTTACAATGCCTGATTCTGGTGACGGAATGGGTTTGAATGGTTCGTTGGATGTCTATGTAAATGATAAGAAGGTGCAGACAGTTAATCTGACATCTTATTATATGTATCAGTACTTTTCTGGTGGTAATCCAGCTGATGTAAATGATGGTGGACCAGCTTGTTTTGCCTTTGATGAGACCCACTTCCTTCTTAATAAGTCACTTCGAGCAGGTGATAGAATCCGCATTCAGAGTTCTGGTGCCAATGGTCATAAATATGGAGTAGATTTCATTGAGACCGAGGTTGTGCCAGAAGAGATTGAATGCCCTGCTGGTGCGGTGAGCGTTACAGATGCCAAATATAGCAAGTATATCAAAGGGAATGATTATCTGAAGGCTTTTGAAGAAGCTTTGAAGGATGCTGACGCAGGCTCAAAGATTCTTTATATTCCTGCTGGAACATTCGAATTGAGCGGTATCTGGTACATCTTTGGATCCGACGTAAAGATTACTGGTGCTGGTATGTGGTACACTAACCTTAAGTTTACGAACCCTAATCGTTTCGGAGGTGGTATCTCTGGCGGTAATGGCTCACACGGACCAGATGGCTACTGCAACAATGTTGAAATCTGTAACCTCTATCTGAACTCTAATTTGAGAAGTCGTCATAACCAGCAAGCAGTATATAAATGCTTCATGGATATCTTCAAGGGTGGAAGTGTTATCCATCATGTATGGGAAGATCACTTTGAGTGTGGCTTCTGGTTAGGCGATTACAATGGTAAAGTAGATTATAGCAATGGTGTGAAGATTATCAGCTGTCGTATCCGTAATAACTTCGCTGACGGTGTGAACTTCTGTCAAGGAACATCTAATGCAACAGTTTATAATTGTAGTGTTCGTAACAACGGAGATGATGGTTTGGCAATGTGGAACGATGAAACAATGGGTGCTGTAGATGAAAAGAACAATACCTTTGCTTACAATACCATTGAACTTATTTGGCGTGCAGGCGGTATTGCCCTCTATGGTGGTGATGGTCATAAGATTTATAATAACTATATTGCTGATATGTTCATGGCTGCAGGTATTCATCTGAATGATGTATTCCCTGGTCCAAAGTATAAGAATACACAGAAGATTAGCTTTGACAACAACATACTTGTACGCTGTGGAACCAACAATGACAGTTGGCATGAGGACTTAGCTGCCATTGATATCAAAGGTGGTGTGCGCAATGTTGTCTTCAACAATACGAAGATCTATGACTCACCTTTCGATGCTATCCGTGTCATGTCAGGCCCAACAGGCATTGAATTTAAGAACACAGAGATTCTTGGTGCTTCTCTTGCAGGACAGACAACCAAGTATTCTACTTGGGAACACTCTACTGGTGCTATTCGTTTGGACGTTGATGGTGTAAAGTTTAGCAATGGCATTAAGATTGCAAACGTTAGCGAGGACAAGATTAAAAACAATCAGACATGGCCTGTATGGACTGATAATAACAAGGCACGTGCGGCTGCTATCGGTTATGAGTACCTGAGTGATGCTACATATAAAGTACCAGATTTCCCTGAAGCAGACACAAGTCAGCAGGGAGGTATCGTCAATCCGTTGGAAGGTATCAAAGGGTATGACATTGCTTTACAAGGTTTAAGATGGGAGAATGCCGAAGGTAATACTTCACTGAAGGAAGGAGATGATGTTACCTTTAAGTTTGCTCTTAAGAACGTAAGTAATGTTGACATTCCTGCTGGTGCAAATATCGGCATAAAGATAACCATTGATGGCGAGCAAAGTTTCGTCACCGCAAGCTATAAGAATGGACTGAAAGCAAAGCAGACCGTCATCCTTACAACTCAATCAGCATGGAAAGCAACAGCTGGAGGACACATTGTAAAGGCTGGAGCTGACTATCGTAACAAGCTTACTGATGAGTTAACAAGAGACAATAACAGCCGTGAGAAGAAGTTTAATGTGACTGAGAAAGATGACAACGAAGACTATACTCCTGTTACGGGAGGCTATGACCTTGTTGTTACAAAGGTTGCTTTTGATAAGAAAACTATCAATGCTGGCGATGAAGTACGCTTCACAGCAACGATTGTTAATGCTGGTGATAAAGACGTACCAGCAGGTACAAAACTTGGTGTACAGTTCCAGATAGATGGCAATACTAGCGTTATCACATGGAACGACAAGCACTATAGCGGTTTGAAGTCACATCAGAAGATTACGCTTTCAGCAACTGGCGGTACGAATGGAAAGAATACTTGGACTGCAACAAATGGTGTTCATACGCTCACCGCATGGGTAAATGATACTCATGATTATAGAGATGAGGTAAATGGAAGTGATGATGCTAATAAAAAGACTATTGAGTTGAAGATTCCATTGGGTGCTATCAGATTCTTCTCTGATGCTGAAGTTAATTCACCAGACGACTTGAATAACCTCGATCAAAGCAATCGTATCAATGGCTTGACAAATAGAATTGAATCGGATGAAGCCTACTATGACCTGCAAGGAAATAAGGTTTCAATATCCAAGGAGAGTCTGAAACCAGGTCTTTATATCCATAAGGGAAAGAAAATCATCGTAAGATAA